In one Achromobacter spanius genomic region, the following are encoded:
- the nusG gene encoding transcription termination/antitermination protein NusG: protein MSKRWYVVHVYSGMEKSVHKALVERIERAALQTSFGRILVPSEEVVEVKGGQKSITERRIFPGYVLVEMDLTDETWHLVKNTNRVTGFLGGSGNRPTPISEKEVEKILSQMEEGVEKPRPKILFEVGEMVRVKEGPFADFNGNVEEVNYEKSKVRVSVTIFGRATPVELDFSQVEKT, encoded by the coding sequence ATGAGTAAGCGTTGGTATGTCGTCCATGTGTACTCCGGCATGGAAAAGAGCGTCCACAAGGCCCTGGTAGAGCGCATCGAGCGCGCGGCCTTGCAGACGTCTTTTGGCCGCATTCTTGTGCCCTCCGAGGAAGTCGTCGAGGTCAAGGGTGGTCAGAAGTCGATCACCGAACGTCGCATTTTCCCCGGTTATGTCCTGGTTGAGATGGACCTGACCGACGAAACGTGGCATTTGGTCAAGAACACGAACCGCGTCACCGGCTTTTTGGGTGGCTCGGGCAACCGTCCGACCCCGATTTCCGAAAAGGAAGTCGAGAAGATCCTCTCTCAAATGGAAGAGGGTGTCGAGAAACCCCGCCCCAAGATTCTTTTCGAAGTGGGCGAGATGGTTCGGGTCAAGGAAGGTCCGTTTGCAGACTTCAACGGCAACGTCGAAGAAGTCAATTACGAAAAGAGCAAGGTGCGCGTGTCGGTCACCATTTTTGGTCGTGCCACACCCGTCGAACTCGATTTCAGCCAGGTCGAAAAGACCTGA
- the tuf gene encoding elongation factor Tu: protein MAKGKFERTKPHVNVGTIGHVDHGKTTLTAAITTVLSNKFGGEAKGYDQIDATPEEKARGITINTAHVEYETEARHYAHVDCPGHADYVKNMITGAAQMDGAILVVSAADGPMPQTREHILLSRQVGVPYIIVFLNKADMVDDAELLELVEMEVRELLSKYDFPGDDTPIVKGSAKLALEGDKGELGEQAIMALAAALDSYIPTPERAVDGTFLMPVEDVFSISGRGTVVTGRIERGIVKVGEEIEIVGLVPTVKTTCTGVEMFRKLLDQGQAGDNVGILLRGTKREDVQRGQVLAKPGSITPHTDFTSEVYILSKEEGGRHTPFFQGYRPQFYFRTTDVTGTIELPADKEMVLPGDNVAMTVKLLAPIAMEEGLRFAIREGGRTVGAGVVAKILK, encoded by the coding sequence ATGGCAAAAGGCAAGTTTGAACGTACCAAGCCGCACGTGAACGTGGGTACGATTGGTCACGTTGACCACGGCAAAACGACGTTGACGGCAGCTATCACGACCGTTCTGTCGAACAAGTTCGGTGGCGAAGCCAAGGGCTACGACCAGATCGATGCGACTCCTGAAGAAAAGGCTCGCGGCATCACGATCAACACCGCTCACGTCGAGTACGAAACGGAAGCGCGTCACTACGCTCACGTTGACTGCCCGGGCCACGCTGACTATGTGAAGAACATGATCACGGGCGCGGCGCAAATGGACGGCGCGATCCTGGTTGTGTCGGCCGCTGACGGCCCGATGCCGCAAACGCGTGAACACATCCTGCTGAGCCGCCAAGTTGGCGTGCCGTACATCATCGTCTTCCTGAACAAGGCTGACATGGTTGACGACGCCGAGCTGCTCGAGCTGGTGGAAATGGAAGTTCGCGAACTGCTGTCGAAGTACGACTTCCCGGGTGATGACACCCCGATCGTCAAGGGTTCGGCCAAGCTGGCGCTGGAAGGCGACAAGGGCGAACTGGGCGAGCAAGCCATCATGGCTTTGGCCGCTGCACTGGATTCGTACATCCCGACGCCCGAGCGCGCCGTGGACGGCACGTTCCTGATGCCGGTTGAAGACGTGTTCTCGATCTCGGGTCGTGGCACGGTGGTTACCGGCCGTATCGAACGCGGCATCGTGAAGGTCGGCGAAGAAATCGAAATCGTGGGCCTGGTGCCGACGGTCAAGACGACTTGCACGGGTGTTGAAATGTTCCGCAAGCTGCTCGACCAAGGTCAAGCTGGCGACAACGTGGGCATTCTGCTGCGCGGCACCAAGCGTGAAGACGTCCAGCGTGGTCAAGTGTTGGCCAAGCCGGGTTCGATCACGCCGCACACGGACTTCACGTCCGAGGTGTACATCCTGTCCAAGGAAGAAGGCGGCCGTCACACTCCGTTCTTCCAAGGCTATCGTCCCCAGTTCTACTTCCGCACGACGGACGTGACGGGCACGATCGAGCTGCCGGCCGACAAGGAAATGGTTCTGCCGGGCGACAACGTGGCCATGACGGTCAAGCTGTTGGCTCCGATCGCCATGGAAGAAGGCCTGCGTTTCGCCATCCGTGAAGGCGGTCGTACCGTCGGCGCCGGCGTCGTCGCCAAGATCCTGAAGTAA
- the secE gene encoding preprotein translocase subunit SecE, giving the protein MSNTSVETVTSTADRVKLGLAVLVVIAGIVGFSVLSAQPMPARVGVFVGGLVIAAVIAWFSEPGRRTLSFASESYNEVKRVAWPTRKETTQMTGIVFAFVAVMGIFMWVLDKGIEWILYGLLLGWK; this is encoded by the coding sequence ATGTCTAATACCAGCGTAGAAACCGTAACCAGCACCGCCGACCGGGTCAAGCTCGGCCTGGCGGTTCTCGTCGTTATTGCTGGCATCGTCGGGTTTTCCGTGCTTAGCGCACAGCCGATGCCCGCACGTGTCGGCGTGTTTGTCGGCGGCCTTGTGATTGCAGCCGTAATTGCCTGGTTCAGCGAACCCGGCCGCCGCACCCTGAGCTTTGCCAGCGAGTCCTACAACGAAGTCAAGCGTGTCGCATGGCCCACCCGTAAGGAAACGACCCAGATGACGGGTATCGTTTTCGCGTTCGTGGCTGTCATGGGCATTTTCATGTGGGTGCTCGACAAGGGCATCGAATGGATTCTTTACGGCCTGTTGTTGGGCTGGAAATAA
- a CDS encoding aldehyde dehydrogenase family protein: MTEELITISPIDGREVVRRAYASEAQISRTLAQAHSAQPAWQALGIAQRGRIVSAAVDKVVAARNEIARAITIQMGRPLRYTPGEVDGFEARARHMISIADEALAPIQVPEQTGFTRFIRREPIGVALTIAPWNYPLLTAVNSIVPALMAGNTVILKHSDQTPLCAELLERAFRDAGVPQGVFQHLHANHDTVQRLIRAPEIGYVSFTGSVRGGRIVEESAAGRFIGVGLELGGNDPAYVRDDANMDHAVESLVDGAFFNSGQSCCGIQRIYVAQSRYDDFLERTVALTKAYVLGNPLHETTTLGPVVRARAAAEIRDVVGDAISAGAKNMMDQSHFNNASEGSCYVAPAILTRVNHRMRIMNDECFGPVVGIMPVAGDDEAVALMNDSPYGLTAAVYTQDEAAALTLGAQVRTGTFFMNRCDYLDPALAWTGVKNTGRGVSLSVIGYEQLTQAKSFHLRSV, from the coding sequence ATGACCGAGGAACTCATCACCATCAGTCCCATCGACGGACGCGAGGTCGTCCGGCGTGCCTACGCCAGCGAAGCGCAGATCTCGCGCACGCTGGCTCAGGCACATTCCGCGCAACCGGCCTGGCAGGCGTTGGGTATTGCACAGCGGGGGCGCATCGTATCGGCGGCCGTCGACAAGGTGGTCGCGGCCCGCAACGAAATCGCTCGTGCGATCACGATTCAGATGGGCCGGCCGTTGCGCTACACGCCGGGTGAAGTGGACGGCTTCGAGGCTCGCGCACGCCACATGATCTCGATTGCCGATGAAGCGCTGGCGCCCATACAGGTGCCCGAGCAGACTGGCTTCACGCGCTTCATTCGTCGCGAGCCAATTGGCGTTGCGTTGACCATCGCGCCCTGGAATTACCCGCTGCTGACCGCTGTGAACAGCATCGTGCCGGCCTTGATGGCCGGCAACACCGTGATTCTGAAGCACTCTGATCAAACCCCCTTGTGTGCGGAACTGCTTGAACGGGCATTTCGCGACGCCGGCGTTCCTCAGGGCGTGTTCCAGCACCTGCATGCAAACCATGACACGGTGCAAAGGCTGATCCGCGCGCCGGAGATTGGCTACGTATCGTTCACGGGTTCGGTACGCGGGGGCCGCATCGTGGAGGAAAGCGCGGCGGGCCGGTTCATCGGCGTGGGTTTGGAACTGGGAGGTAACGATCCCGCCTATGTGCGCGACGACGCCAACATGGACCACGCAGTTGAATCCCTGGTCGACGGCGCGTTCTTCAATTCTGGTCAGTCCTGCTGTGGTATTCAACGCATCTACGTGGCGCAGTCGCGATACGATGACTTCCTTGAACGAACGGTCGCGCTGACCAAGGCTTATGTACTGGGTAACCCCTTGCATGAGACCACGACGTTGGGGCCGGTGGTTCGTGCCCGCGCCGCGGCGGAAATTCGTGATGTTGTTGGCGACGCCATTTCGGCTGGCGCCAAAAATATGATGGATCAATCGCATTTCAATAATGCGAGTGAAGGCTCGTGTTATGTCGCCCCAGCGATCCTTACGCGAGTAAACCATCGCATGCGTATCATGAACGACGAATGCTTCGGACCTGTTGTCGGCATCATGCCGGTCGCGGGCGATGACGAAGCCGTCGCATTGATGAATGACAGCCCCTACGGCCTGACGGCGGCGGTATACACGCAAGATGAAGCGGCCGCGCTGACACTTGGTGCGCAAGTGCGCACCGGCACGTTCTTCATGAATCGCTGCGACTACCTGGATCCGGCCCTGGCCTGGACGGGCGTCAAGAACACGGGCCGCGGCGTGTCCCTGTCCGTCATTGGCTACGAACAGCTTACCCAGGCCAAATCCTTCCATCTGCGCAGCGTCTGA
- a CDS encoding iron-containing alcohol dehydrogenase translates to MTVPSVNWNYPTAIKAGPGRVKELPEWCRELGMTRPLLVTDPGLAPLPMVANAALACNQLGLACAVFHEIKGNPTGRNVEDGVAAYQQGGHDGVIAFGGGSALDAAKAIALMVGQDRPLWDFEDIGDNYLRVNVAGMAPVVAVPTTAGTGSEVGRASVITDEAAEVKRIIFHARMLPAIVILDAELTLGLPPRITAATGMDALSHNLEAYCSPFFHPMAAGIAIEGMRMIKEYLPQVVADGSNVQARQQMLVASTMGATAFQRGLGAMHALAHPLGALYDAHHGMLNAILMPYVLKANQHAVAPRLEALARYLDLPATGPGAVLDWVLRLREAVGIPHTLAEIGIDEAQAERVGRMASEDPSGGTNPIVFTADEYSQLLQAAIRGNL, encoded by the coding sequence ATGACCGTGCCCAGCGTTAACTGGAACTACCCGACTGCCATCAAGGCCGGCCCGGGCCGCGTGAAAGAACTGCCCGAATGGTGCCGCGAACTTGGCATGACGCGCCCGCTGCTCGTCACCGATCCGGGCCTGGCCCCCTTGCCGATGGTGGCAAACGCCGCGCTGGCGTGCAATCAATTGGGCTTGGCGTGTGCGGTTTTTCATGAGATCAAGGGAAATCCCACCGGCCGGAATGTGGAAGATGGTGTGGCGGCCTACCAGCAGGGCGGGCACGACGGCGTCATTGCCTTCGGCGGCGGCTCCGCGTTGGACGCTGCCAAGGCGATTGCGTTGATGGTGGGGCAAGATCGTCCCTTATGGGACTTCGAGGATATCGGCGACAACTACCTGCGTGTGAACGTCGCCGGCATGGCACCGGTGGTGGCCGTGCCGACCACGGCAGGCACCGGGTCGGAAGTGGGGCGGGCTTCGGTCATCACGGATGAAGCCGCAGAGGTCAAACGCATCATCTTCCACGCGCGGATGCTGCCGGCCATCGTCATTCTGGATGCCGAGCTGACACTGGGCCTGCCGCCCAGGATCACCGCCGCGACCGGCATGGACGCGCTATCGCACAACCTTGAGGCGTATTGCTCTCCGTTTTTTCATCCGATGGCCGCGGGCATCGCCATCGAAGGCATGCGGATGATCAAGGAATACCTGCCGCAAGTGGTGGCGGACGGCTCGAATGTGCAGGCGCGTCAGCAAATGCTTGTGGCGTCCACCATGGGCGCCACTGCCTTCCAGCGCGGCCTGGGCGCCATGCATGCCTTGGCGCATCCCTTGGGCGCGCTGTACGACGCGCATCACGGCATGCTCAATGCCATCTTGATGCCTTATGTGCTCAAGGCGAACCAGCACGCGGTCGCGCCCAGGTTGGAAGCGCTGGCGCGTTACCTCGACCTTCCGGCCACTGGGCCCGGCGCGGTGCTGGATTGGGTGCTGCGCTTGCGCGAGGCGGTGGGCATTCCCCATACGCTGGCCGAGATCGGCATCGACGAGGCGCAAGCCGAGCGGGTAGGGCGCATGGCCAGTGAGGATCCGTCTGGTGGAACAAACCCCATTGTTTTCACCGCCGATGAGTATTCACAACTTTTGCAAGCAGCAATTCGCGGAAACCTGTAA